Sequence from the Mauremys reevesii isolate NIE-2019 linkage group 5, ASM1616193v1, whole genome shotgun sequence genome:
gattggcaacagtgtgatttgtgggtaagatctgatctgtatattgacctgggtctggggcttggtcctttgggatcgagagaacctttttcttttactggggtgttggttttcataaccattcatccccaggacgagtgcactggtggggatactgggaaactggagtgtctaaggaaattgctcatgtgacttgtggttagccagtggggtgaggcCAAAGTcttctctgtctggctggtttggtttgccttagaggtggaaaaaccccggcctagggctgtgactgccctgtttaagcaattggtcctgaattggcacctcagttgggtcccgccagaaccagcatgGTTACAACCTCCCTGCAGAGAAACCAGCACCCACGGGGCAGGCTTGGTGCTGCCCGGGTCAGCCTGCGTGACGGGCAGCTGGGGAAGAGGGTCTCTCTGGGGGAGctcctgtctccccagcacagccCCGAGGCGAGCGCCAGGGCAGGGTGGGCAAGGAGAGCCTGTGCACCTGCCCATACCCTGCCTATCGCCCGGCGCTGGGTTATGGCCGCTCAGAGCTCGTTCTCCCCTCATTCTCCTGCGCTGGGGTTTGGCCGAGCCAGTGCTCCCCCGGCCTGGGGGAGGGCAGGCCCCTGCCACCTAGCACAGGGCACAAGCAATGGCTCCAGTGCATCTCCGTGGGTGCAACCCCCTGACACTGAACTGGGCCTcgggcctggcccccaccctgaCCTTGGGATGGGGATAGATTTCTAGGTGCTCtgtgctcccccagcccctcgctctgcgTCCCCTTCCCAGGGGAGCAGTTGGCCCCGGGGGTCTCCTCTCCTGCGCCCCTGGCACCGCACACGTGCTGGTGGCAAACTCATGAATTCTGCCCTATTCGGAACGGCCACCTGGGCCCATTGCTTTGAATGGAGCTGCAGCCACGGTGCCCCAGGCTGTGTCCCTACAGTCGCCGCCCCAGCAAAGATGGCCGCCGGCTCCCATAGTTCTCAGCCAGACCAAATCCAGGCGGCGGCTCCGAGGGAAGATGGCGGCCGCCTCTCAGCGAGGGGGCTGGACGGGACAGTCTGAGGCTCGGGGGGAATGCGGGAGGGCCAGAGGTGCAGAGCTGAGCTGCAGTGGGACTGTGGTGCATGGGAATTAGACAACATGCTTGTGGCGCATTTGGAAATGGGCATTCAGCTTGTGGGCAAAGCACCTTGCCCTGAGCAGAGGGGGCAGGACATGGTGCCACACAACactggcaggtggggctgggcgggCTGGCAGGGCACGTGGGTCAcagagcagagccaggggttggtGAGAGGGGAATGGGGCTGGCATCTCCGGGTTTCTAACATGGGGACAGGTGGGAAGCTGACGGCTGGCCGGGGCAGGGGATGGCTGGCTGGTGGGTAAGTGGAGGCAGGGGGAAGCTGGGGCCCAGGGGGTGGATGACGGGAGTGTAAACAGAGTCAGgctgagctctaccctgacatctggtggtgaattatggcaagcgtggaaaagaatttcaggggctgatcgtgtttgcataggcacacccaccccacctggcaCAGCCCACGGCAGCCTGCGATGGTAGCTTTGGTAGCTGTGGAATCCAcagtttctttgttgttggggcaggaggagtggagtgtttgtcaccctgattgtgtggatgaggaactgtgaaactgctttgtgacagggagtctcaccaTCAATTGAGTGGCACTCACCAGACAAGGGAGTGGGCTCCTTGTGTGAACCAGAAGCACCAATtccatctcctcctctctctacTCTTGAATATCAAAgctgatttttgattcccttaagaatctaacttacaggttactgagctgaaatcactaaagagctgtgctaactagtgggggagcctgaagctatattgcggagcagagcagctggcagagcggtgtggtttgtgggacggttggagcTGCCCGCGGAGCGAGCGGAgccgagcagtttgtggggatggctggagcggatcgagggacggctggtggagcaaagcagctggcagagcggagctgagcagttcgtggggaaggcggaagcagaatcccacggagaggcagggcagtcggccccggaccacgtaaggttcccctttctacccaggctggtggagggaaaacctctgcagagagactctcgaactctggggctgcactgacccgggacagagacttttgggttgcggGACTTTTGGGACatttggggtattggactttggagccttggggtgatttgggggttgctggactcaagagcccagggagaaggacacggcccagtttgctggggtgggtctttgctcacggtttggtctatgaactctagttgaggtattttcccaatttaatgcttgttgtttatctcatgtaattaaaccttttctgctacaccgagactctgtgcttgcgagaggggcagtattgcctcctcgaggcgcccaggggtgtgtgtaagattttcccaggtcgctgggtgggggctcgagctggttctgCATTACGTTGTAGGGAGGGGACCCCTATGTACTGAACCCGGCCTTTGCTGCTATCAActcagcctggcagaagggttacaggagtataaaaaggggagctcatcTGAGGCTAAGCTGAGGGTTTGGGGGCTTTCGGGGGTGAGTGTCTGAGGGTAAGCTTGAGGCTGGGTATCGAGGGGACAGTGGAGCTGGTTGGGGGGCTGGGTCAcagctggggctgtttggggTAAAGTTGGAGGCTGAGGGGGCTTTCTTGGGCTGGTGGCttggggggcagttggagggaAGCCACGTTCACTTACAGTCTAGTACCCCACAGAATCCAGCCTCCTGGCCATACTGCGCAGTGACCCCAAACTTGGGCCAAATGTGGTTTGCAAACACCCCTTGCCACCCAAGCCACTCCAACCCTCCGTATGTCTGCACGCAGCTCCCTCCACTCTGCTTCCCACCTCCGCTGGGGGCAGCTTCAGGGCGCCTGCTCCAAAGCCgagagcagggatggggtgccAGGCTCGGGCCGGTGACCCCTGTGCCCAAAGGGaacaagcagagggggctgggccacAGCTCGGAGGAGATGTTTTCATTGGGTGATGTGGAGTTAATCGGGCACCTGGAGCCTACTGAGCTGCTCAGCACTTCGCTGCCTCTTCAAGGCATATTTATTAAGCTCCTCGAGCCCGTGGGAGCCCGGCCTGCCTTCGCCActgggaggtggggcgggggggggtaaTTACTTTCCCGAGCAGGGGATCtgcctttccctgccagctctggAGCTGGCACAGATTCTCGcctgcccctggggcaatggacctcagagccagcagcagtgcatggCCCGTGTCCGCCCGCGCTGGCCCGCAAAGGTGCATTAGCCGACTCGCTGCACCAGCTGGCGCCTGCTGTGCCAAGGCCTGGTGTGCTGAGCCTCGGGGGGCTGAACCAAGCACCCTGCTGGCAGTGACGGgcacggggctgggctgggagaacCCGCACGGGGTGCAGCCCAGAGGCCTGTGCAGAGACCCCCTCGAGTGCTAGGtgcagcaggaggagctgggggcacgGCAGGGGCACAAAAGGGGCTGGTTGGGGGGGCTTGTTTTTGCTGGTGGGTGCTTTggaagaggggtgtgtgttgggggggagctctgccagcttgggggctggggctattttcagcatatttgtACACTTCTTTCCTATGCTAGTTACTGAGTATGTGTCCCCCATTGGTACCTTcgtgggtggggggcagcctcagaggagggggcggagaggagcgagcagggggcacctcgggggaagaggcggagtgggggcgggaggaggtgAAGCCTCGGGGGAGGAGGCCGAGCGGGGGTAGGGCcacagggcagagtgggggcggaGCCATGGTCCAGgtgcctgtgccccccccccgcacttcCAGTGCTCccgcctccccaaatgcaagtgTCATGCACCCCTAGGGCTGCCACAGACGCCCTAGGTCAGACCCCAGTGATCCCGGTGCCCCACGAGTGCTCTGCTTGTGGGTGCTGAGGGAGCCGGCGTCTAGGCCTGGATGGGGGGGACAGCGAGCCGGGGGCTGCCTGCACTGAATTGTATTCCCTAGTGACAGGGGTCCCCCTGCCCACGGCTCTTCGGGGATGGGGCGAGAAGGGCCCCAggtgccccccccctcccacagccgCCCGGCCCGGGCACCCAGGAGAAGAATGAAGAGGCCAAGCCGCACAACCGTGGAAACTCTGTATTCAGCCCATCACCTCCGGCGGGGTCAGCCAGGGCCCAGACGACGAGGCCAGTGCGAATCAGGAAGTAAACGGCCACCAGCGAACCCAGCACGTCCAGGGTGCCCCGCAGACACTGGAGGACGTCCCCCCCGGAGAAGCCCCTTGTCTGGGGGCCGCTCGCCTGCTCTGCGCCCCAGGCTTGTGTCCGGCTGCCGCGTCTCCTCAGACGCTGGGCTCCCCCTGCCAGGAACAGAGCGGAGAAGCCAGGTGCCCAGCGTGGGAGGGGGCCAGGAGCCCTGTTGGGGGGAGTACAGCCATGCCAGGCCTACCCCACTGAGAGAACAGGCACAGAGGGTCAGGGActtgccccaggccctctgggggtcagtggcagagcggggactagaacccaggtctccagagcaCCACGCTGTGCTCTCACCATTGCACCgaccctcctccttcctctccctaAACGTCTGGGCTCATCGGCTTCTCCCTCACAAATCTGTCAGTAACCACGTATGAGCCAATCAAAAAGAGGAAAAGAACCCCCAGTGCACATATCCCCCGCGGTCATGGCTGGGACAGATCCTCTGCTGGCATAGATCGACGTAGCTCCGCTGACGTTAACAGAGCAACCCCAaatgacaccagctggggatctggccccattgactcctgtGGAGTGGGGCTGATTCACACCAGCAGGGGATCTGGCTGACAGTATTCCATCTGTTGAaaatcctgcagcagtgagttccaccggTCGCTGCCATCTCTGTGTGGATCTGTATTTCCCTCCTTTTGTGTTAAATGTACCTGCCATGAATTTCCAAGAAGAAGAAGCTCAAGGGCAGTACGAGGAAGAGGCAGGAGAAGGTGGCTGCCGCCTGAGAGAGGATGTGAAGAGCTGCCAGGAGCAGCAGGGTGTCCAGGACCCACTCCGTGCTGGCAAGGACGTCTGCTGGGAGGAGACTCCCCTCGTCAGAGGGACCCTTCCCTGCTCCttgggccaggctgggctggggagccttCTCCTGAAGCATCTCTCCGTCGCTGCGAGGAAGAGAGATGGAGCTGGGTGAGACCTCAGCCGATGGGACATGTGACCATCCCAAGCCAAGAGCATCAGCCAGTGCCGGCAGGGCCAGTGAAAGCTCAGCGGTGTCCGGCTCTGGCCCAGACAGAGCCGTGATGGGAAGGtgccagccctggagactggAGTCCCCTGCTTATCCCAGCCACAGCTCTACCGGCTCCCCCTGCCAGCCTGCCTCGACCCTGGGCCCGGAGGGGTGTTCGGTTCCACAGGCTGCTCCTTGGTCTCTCTGCtcaggctgtgtgtggggggggggggtgtttctgtGTCCAGCACCCTCCTCGCCACACAGCGTCAGACAGGAATAACCCGGCCTCCAGCCGGCTCCCAAGCGCTGCCCAAGCGCTGTCACCAGAGCCGGGACTCGCCTCCTCTCAGCCAGGCACACGCGGCTCTGCCCTGGCTCGCTGTGCCCCCGCAGCTGGGCCTGGCACCCCCGAGCCCCGCCGGCCGGCCAGGCACACGCGGCTCTGCCCTGGCTCGCTGTGcccctgcagctgggcctggcacCCCCGAGCCCCGCCGGCCGGCCGGCCAGGGAGCACTCAGCCTGTCAGCGCTCTCCCTGGGCGCCCACTGCCTGCTCCTGATGTCACAAACATGCTGGGTCATTTGCATACATGACGAGCCAGTGTGCCACGGCCCCGCTGGGTGAGCCTGGGCCGGTCACGTggctgctccgtgcctcagtttctccctcccTAGAATAGGGATGATGATCCTGccatttgtgaagtgctttgtgaGCGCTACGCCTGATCAGAGCTAGGACTTGGGACAAGCattcacacccacccacccacacacacacacacacacacacacacacataccaggAGGCTCAGTCGGGCACACGGCTTCCCAGGGGGGACTGGGTTTCCTCTGGAGAATTCCTGACAATGGTGTCTGGGCTCCCGCCCTCACACCCTGCCCGCAATGACCCCATGGGTGCAGAATCGCCCTAGCCCTGCGACTGTCCTGCACTGTGCCCCGGCACAGCCCCACAGTGcagaggggcaccggcagctGTGAACCGGGCTCTGTGCTGGATGGCAATGGCAGAGCAAGGAACAAacctgctgggggagctgg
This genomic interval carries:
- the LOC120406358 gene encoding uncharacterized protein LOC120406358, whose product is MTQHVCDIRSRQWAPRESADRLSAPWPAGRRGSGVPGPAAGAQRARAEPRVPGRPAGLGGARPSCGGTASQGRAACAWLRGGESRLCDGEMLQEKAPQPSLAQGAGKGPSDEGSLLPADVLASTEWVLDTLLLLAALHILSQAAATFSCLFLVLPLSFFFLEIHGRGSPASEETRQPDTSLGRRAGERPPDKGLLRGGRPPVSAGHPGRAGFAGGRLLPDSHWPRRLGPG